One genomic region from Oncorhynchus clarkii lewisi isolate Uvic-CL-2024 chromosome 21, UVic_Ocla_1.0, whole genome shotgun sequence encodes:
- the LOC139378938 gene encoding interferon-induced very large GTPase 1-like, with protein MSFMHMVHPTRTFDYPTLSCGVIRRHFRKMECIRCPTLCEEGQRFCLRCKAIVEEEGEPCSLKDVTFDRVRSGATEDTPPMDSSSDEEDFQDASDLFLDLYLGKDEDTSQRVQADSLEAEPSQQMDAAVAELSSPGEITVHYVGSDSVSLSWRPSDPARRYELTYSCNTQREIRSIQGSNSADVEGLFPGTEYTFSVTSVTEDGNLSPVITMSMYTKPLPPEKVKIDQVSSESVSLGWDKPIGVTEACLVTCSCDGEEVQKITTESNTLTFSSLSPGVKYSFHVSTVLKNGTQSKSVVTYGRTKTHLESLLLDLGLEQHYTEKLDLSTVLQIDEKTVTDEPAQTLSALPWIFLKRLMMVNVTARSVKCTSLEGEASCDASFCNIDLDLESLVDNLDSSNVVNPLDIVTALFLCSNGFLQQEMVLKMSMCQFSVPLLLPNCDTEECTLMLWAMRDIVKKFRPHSLADSRGFVEDRIVLSDLPMVSFVRLGECSLSKSQILNKLLSNPQQYHDTFVHHDMECGDSPRRISNGLVEISWYLPSGKKNIDIFGEAVAVSNLRGDISSFETQYSFLCQTSAAVFVFFDNLDTKYKLLTSQHTKAQLFLVGNTQSKSFSIDALKRTAAELNLKKSSIILKTKQMNDADFVKNLRNTVGELIKNSKSRMPLEQMAEVAHELGILVDEDYKECQSAKLNAVAITSKIYDTPQYKESQLPLQGQIWKELARLEKEECRLRKAGNQNLEMYKSELQTDKRQLREQQRRYDISEAMTCFINAISSAGLERTYFLKWMRMNLDNMSRKNLSGLRELYKEKSQNSSENKDEIADLDRQISNSSLGTEHFLREMGQLYESAVLLEEAEESRQQLKHLPRLCAELLLDGFPLELVDGDASNIPLRWVSDVLHQLNVLVHPKSKILVVTVLGVQSTGKSTLLNTMFGVQFAVSSGRCTRGDFMLLIKVKDDFKKELNCDFLVIIDTEGLKSPELAQHDDSYEHDNELATLVVGLSDVTIINIAMENSTEMKDILQIVVHAFLRMKEVGKKPKCQFVHQNVADVSAHDKNMRDRKMLLEQLNEMTQAAARMENKEENKSFTDVMEYNPETGNWYIPGLWHGNPPMAPVNAGYSESVYEFKKNMIEVFQNCEASGNNIMDFLEWTKSLWNAVKYENFIFSFRNSLVADAYMKLCVEFSKWEWSFRKHMHTWMTNAETRISNFGTIAMKYQTEDVRDFLHHLKSEASIELVQWEKNLLDNLTKYYEQADGHVYLVERYREDFSNSIKSLKREIENSVLSKLVADVEIQQGMNKLATIKKNYTAVMEEKVLKLVENCRKDKCQRPDQELDREFEKVWEETVQELSFTGLKKIDIVSHVLSQLRSNMMQKAVNEKLNNVKLEDHGTKPFIVSPGGFLKKLVNSIYMNENTRKTQAMADNLIDKCNEFVRETVQNKTNYHDTYIQEILHMIEEKLEANKNLGTSNKFELSIKLYVCGFASRAFQAMHEQFICANNPHWCLEQFKGKYLADFKDLFSGQDQCQKKAAEFTNLCLRPAVEACVTNSLGLEIVDVMLTGQNAFQFSSRTFFQYSILKQLLSAFNFDNYVSYICHYEAFVKNWILNEIVKHFSQGNKMFELEKYQLNGIIKVINEAISKAQTNENDNIKEFLQDICRELGEKLVIPQDALEATMILNNSKQEQFSHWLKTSVVEMEQSLTEEFQKAEDVKQKLKRQKIKPQNELFTRVFGCGKQCPFCGAPCEAGGEAHNEHCASIHRPQGLGQFRFNDSRKLCTDICSSAVFSEGSFKCYETNEEFQPLKKYRDIFPNWHIPADPSIQASDYWKYVMAKFNKEFAKEYVSHPGDIPPSWKQITKEQAENSLRESFNIN; from the exons ATGTCGTTCATGCACATGGTTCATCCCACTCGAACGTTTGATTATCCGACATTGAGCTGCGGAGTGATCAGGAG ACATTTTCGGAAAATGGAGTGTATTCGATGTCCCACGCTTTGTGAGGAGGGACAGCGGTTTTGCTTGAGATGTAAAGCAATCGTCGAGGAagagggag AGCCATGCAGTCTAAAAGACGTGACCTTTGACCGGGTTAGGAGTGGGGCGACTGAAGACACCCCGCCAATGGATAGCTCCTCAGATGAAGAG GACTTTCAAGATGCAAGTGATCTATTCCTTGACTTATATCTTGGGAAAGATGAGGACACATCTCAGAGAGTACAAGCTGACAGTCTGGAGGCAGAGCCATCTCAACAGATGGATGCTGCTGTAGCAG AGCTCTCCTCCCCCGGAGAGATAACAGTTCATTATGTTGGCAGTGACTCTGTTTCTCTGAGCTGGCGCCCTTCTGACCCAGCACGGAGGTACGAGTTGACCTACTCCTGCAACACCCAGAGAGAGATCCGTTCCATCCAAGGGTCCAACAGCGCTGATGTGGAAGGCCTTTTTCCAGGGACGGAGTACACATTCAGCGTCACATCGGTCACAGAAGATGGGAATCTGAGCCCGGTGATCACAATGTCCATGTATACAA AACCTCTGCCACCTGAAAAAGTCAAGATTGACCAAGTCAGCAGTGAATCGGTGTCTCTGGGTTGGGACAAACCGATTGGTGTCACTGAGGCATGTCTCGTGACCTGTTCCTGTGATGGGGAGGAAGTCCAGAAGATAACAACGGAGTCCAACACCCTGACGTTCTCCAGTCTGAGTCCAGGTGTCAAGTACTCCTTTCACGTCTCTACGGTGCTGAAGAACGGGACCCAAAGCAAGTCGGTGGTGACATATGGCCGCACAA AAACCCACCTGGAGAGTTTGCTGCTGGACCTGGGGTTGGAGCAACACTACACAGAGAAGCTCGACCTTAGCACCGTGCTGCAGATTGATGAGAAGACTGTCACCGATGAACCTGCTCAGACTCTCTCAGCCCTGCCATGGATTTTCCTAAAGAGGTTGATGATGGTGAATGTGACTGCTAGGAGTGTGAAATGTACCTCATTAGAAGGCGAGGCAAGTTGTGATGCTTCATTTTGCAACATAGATCTAGATCTGGAGAGTCTGGTTGATAACCTGGACTCTAGTAATGTTGTAAACCCCTTAGACATTGTGACTGCTCTctttctgtgttccaatggtttTCTCCAGCAAGAGATGGTTTTGAAAATGTCAATGTGTCAGTTTTCAGTGCCCCTGCTTCTCCCCAATTGTGACACAGAAGAGTGTACGCTAATGCTCTGGGCCATGAGAGACATTGTCAAGAAGTTCAGACCGCATTCATTGGCAGATTCCAGAGGGTTTGTTGAAGACAGGATTGttctctctgacctccctatggTCTCTTTTGTCAGATTGGGCGAGTGCTCTCTGTCCAAGTCTCAGATTCTAAACAAGCTGCTGAGTAATCCTCAACAGTATCACGACACGTTTGTCCACCACGACATGGAATGTGGCGATAGCCCAAGGAGAATATCCAACGGATTGGTTGAGATAAGCTGGTACCTCCCAAGcgggaaaaaaaacattgatatttttggTGAAGCTGTTGCTGTATCCAATCTTAGAGGGGACATCAGTTCTTTTGAAACACAATATTCCTTTCTTTGCCAGACCTCTGCAGCAGTCTTTGTGTTCTTTGACAACCTGGACACCAAGTACAAGCTACTGACCAGCCAACACACCAAGGCTCAGCTGTTTCTAGTGGGTAACACACAGAGCAAGAGCTTCAGCATTGATGCTTTGAAGAGAACAGCAGCAGAGTTGAACTTGAAAAAAAGCAGCATCATCCTGAAGACCAAACAGATGAATGATGCAGACTTTGTGAAGAACCTGCGAAACACAGTTGGTGAGTTGATTAAGAATTCAAAGTCCAGAATGCCATTGGAGCAGATGGCTGAAGTGGCGCATGAGCTTGGAATACTGGTTGATGAGGACTACAAAGAATGTCAGAGTGCCAAGCTAAATGCTGTCGCAATCACGTCAAAGATTTATGACACACCACAGTATAAGGAAAGTCAGCTTCCCTTGCAAGGACAGATTTGGAAGGAGCTGGCACGTCTGGAGAAGGAGGAATGCAGACTGCGGAAAGCTGGGAACCAGAATCTAGAGATGTACAAAAGTGAACTCCAAACAGACAAGAGACAACTTAGGGAACAGCAAAGGAGATATGACATTTCAGAGGCAATGACCTGCTTCATAAATGCAATATCAAGCGCAGGGCTAGAAAGGACCTATTTCTTGAAATGGATGAGAATGAACCTGGACAATATGTCTCGTAAAAACCTTTCTGGCCTTAGAGAGCTGTACAAAGAAAAGTCTCAGAATTCATCTGAAAACAAAGATGAAATTGCAGACCTTGACAGACAGATTTCAAACAGTTCTTTGGGAACTGAGCATTTCCTACGTGAAATGGGTCAACTGTATGAATCTGCAGTCTTACTGGAAGAAGCTGAAGAGTCTAGGCAACAACTGAAGCACCTGCCCAGACTATGTGCTGAGTTGCTTCTGGATGGGTTTCCTCTGGAGCTTGTGGATGGAGACGCATCTAACATACCTCTGAGATGGGTGAGTGATGTGCTGCATCAACTCAATGTCTTGGTGCATCCGAAGAGCAAGATCCTGGTGGTAACTGTTCTAGGTGTTCAGAGCACGGGAAAGTCCACTCTACTGAACACAATGTTTGGAGTGCAGTTCGCAGTCAGTAGCGGCAGATGCACAAGAGGGGACTTTATGCTGCTCATCAAAGTCAAAGACGACTTCAAAAAAGAGCTGAACTGCGACTTCTTAGTGATCATCGACACAGAAGGGCTGAAGTCGCCAGAGCTGGCACAGCATGATGACAGCTACGAGCATGACAACGAGCTAGCCACACTTGTTGTCGGCCTGAGTGATGTCACTATAATCAATATTGCCATGGAGAACTCGACCGAGATGAAGGACATCCTGCAGATCGTGGTCCACGCTTTTCTCCGGATGAAAGAGGTGGGAAAGAAACCCAAGTGTCAGTTTGTCCACCAGAACGTGGCAGATGTCTCGGCACATGATAAGAACATGAGAGACCGGAAAATGCTGCTGGAGCAGTTAAACGAGATGACCCAGGCAGCAGCCAGAATGGAAAACAAGGAGGAGAACAAGAGCTTCACTGATGTGATGGAGTACAACCCAGAGACTGGTAACTGGTACATTCCTGGACTTTGGCACGGCAACCCCCCAATGGCACCCGTCAACGCCGGTTACAGCGAGTCTGTATACGAGTTCAAAAAGAACATGATCGAGGTCTTCCAGAACTGTGAAGCCTCTGGGAACAACATCATGGACTTTCTGGAGTGGACAAAAAGCCTGTGGAATGCTGTGAAGTATGAAAACTTCATCTTCAGCTTCAGAAACAGCCTGGTGGCTGATGCCTACATGAAGCTGTGTGTTGAGTTCAGTAAGTGGGAATGGTCATTCAGAAAGCACATGCACACATGGATGACAAATGCTGAAACAAGGATTTCCAACTTCGGAACCATAGCAATGAAATATCAAACAGAAGACGTGAGGGATTTTCTCCATCATTTGAAAAGTGAAGCCTCAATAGAACTTGTCCAATGGGAGAAGAACCTTCTTGACAACCTGACCAAGTACTATGAACAGGCAGATGGTCATGTCTACttggtggagagatacagagaggattTCTCAAACAGCATCAAAAGTCTAAAAAGGGAGATAGAAAACTCTGTTTTGAGTAAACTGGTCGCTGATGTTGAGATTCAACAAGGAATGAACAAGCTTGCCACAATCAAGAAGAACTACACCGCGGTGATGGAGGAAAAGGTGCTGAAGTTGGTTGAGAACTGCAGAAAGGACAAATGTCAGAGGCCAGATCAGGAGCTTGACAGAGAATTTGAAAAGGTGTGGGAGGAAACTGTGCAGGAGCTCTCTTTTACAGGATTGAAGAAAATAGACATTGTGAGCCATGTTTTAAGCCAGCTCAGGTCTAACATGATGCAGAAGGCAGTGAATGAAAAGTTGAACAATGTGAAACTTGAAGATCATGGAACAAAACCCTTCATAGTCTCTCCAGGGGGGTTCTTAAAGAAGTTAGTGAATAGCATTTACATGAATGAGAACACAAGAAAAACCCAGGCCATGGCAGACAACCTCATAGACAAATGCAATGAATTtgtgagagagactgttcaaAATAAGACAAACTACCATGACACATACATTCAAGAGATCCTGCACATGATTGAAGAGAAGTTGGAAGCCAACAAAAATCTTGGGACAAGCAATAAATTTGAACTCTCCATTAAATTGTACGTTTGTGGGTTTGCATCCAGGGCTTTCCAAGCAATGCATGAACAGTTCATATGTGCAAACAATCCTCATTGGTGCCTTGAACAGTTCAAAGGTAAATACCTGGCAGACTTCAAAGACTTGTTCAGTGGACAAGATCAGTGTCAGAAGAAAGCTGCAGAGTTCACCAACCTGTGTCTCAGACCTGCAGTAGAAGCCTGTGTCACCAATTCTCTGGGTCTAGAAATTGTTGACGTAATGCTGACGGGGCAGAATGCCTTTCAATTCAGCTCTCGGACATTTTTCCAGTACTCTATCCTGAAGCAACTGCTGTCAGCATTCAACTTTGACAACTATGTGAGCTACATTTGTCACTATGAAGCTTTTGTCAAGAATTGGATTTTGAATGAAATCGTGAAACACTTTTCACAAGGGAACAAAATGTTTGAATTGGAGAAGTATCAACTCAATGGGATTATCAAAGTAATCAATGAGGCAATCTCAAAGGCACAGACTAATGAGAACGACAACATAAAGGAATTCCTTCAGGACATATGCAGGGAACTTGGAGAGAAGCTGGTCATTCCCCAAGATGCGTTGGAAGCCACTATGATCCTCAACAATTCCAAACAGGAACAGTTTTCCCACTGGCTCAAAACATCTGTGGTGGAGATGGAACAGTCTCTGACAGAAGAATTCCAAAAAGCAGAGGATGTGAAACAGAAATTGAAAAGACAGAAAATCAAGCCTCAGAACGAGCTGTTCACAAGAGTGTTTGGCTGCGGGAAGCAATGTCCATTCTGCGGGGCACCATGTGAGGCGGGAGGGGAGGCCCACAATGAGCACTGTGCCTCAATACACAGACCACAGGGACTTGGTCAGTTCAGGTTTAATGACTCAAGGAAACTCTGCACTGACATCTGCTCCTCTGCAGTGTTTAGTGAGGGTTCTTTCAAATGCTACGAGACAAATGAAGAATTTCAGCCTTTAAAAAAGTACAGAGACATTTTTCCCAACTGGCATATCCCGGCAGATCCCAGCATACAGGCCTCAGACTACTGGAAATATGTGATGGCAAAATTCAACAAGGAATTTGCCAAAGAGTATGTCTCACACCCTGGAGATATCCCCCCTTCCTGGAAACAGATCACAAAGGAACAGGCAGAAAACAGCCTTAGAGAGTCTTTTAACATTAATTGA